The following proteins come from a genomic window of Longimicrobium terrae:
- a CDS encoding PilW family protein, with protein MTELTRRADARAGFTLVELIVSLVIGAILVGSVFQFVNGQARMAGLQSAREEVQQNARGALEIVGGDLRGAISSGIVTANQRELEFMLPARWGVLCKTGGGSSTVMFPADGLPAPSAGQTWGLLARDSMTTPWLPALPTRATITAVTPATVTDAATGCPGLSPRGTAPAAFVLTGANHPAVGPGALVAVYQRVRYDVASGPGGVWIRRSNGVGTDGQFSMQPLAGPVDSTVVRFQYYGGAGGGLIGTTVATPYTRALSRIQFRVRMNSKQQRTAVTYDQDSVSIQIRN; from the coding sequence ATGACGGAGCTGACGCGCCGCGCGGACGCCCGCGCCGGCTTTACGCTCGTGGAACTGATCGTGTCGCTGGTGATCGGCGCGATCCTGGTGGGCTCCGTCTTTCAGTTCGTCAACGGGCAGGCCCGCATGGCGGGGCTGCAGAGCGCGCGGGAGGAAGTGCAGCAGAACGCGCGCGGCGCCCTTGAAATCGTGGGCGGCGATCTGCGCGGCGCCATTTCGTCCGGCATCGTGACGGCCAACCAGCGCGAACTGGAGTTCATGCTCCCGGCCCGCTGGGGCGTGCTGTGCAAGACGGGTGGCGGCTCCAGCACCGTCATGTTTCCCGCGGACGGGCTTCCCGCGCCCTCGGCCGGGCAGACCTGGGGGCTGCTGGCCCGCGACAGCATGACCACGCCGTGGCTTCCCGCGCTTCCCACGCGCGCCACCATCACCGCGGTGACCCCGGCCACGGTGACCGACGCCGCCACCGGCTGCCCGGGGCTCAGCCCCCGGGGAACGGCCCCCGCGGCCTTCGTGCTCACCGGGGCCAACCACCCCGCCGTGGGGCCCGGCGCGCTGGTGGCCGTGTACCAGCGCGTCCGCTACGACGTGGCGTCCGGGCCGGGCGGCGTGTGGATCCGCCGCAGCAACGGCGTGGGCACCGACGGCCAGTTCAGCATGCAGCCGCTGGCCGGGCCGGTGGACTCCACCGTGGTGCGCTTTCAGTACTACGGCGGCGCCGGCGGCGGGCTGATCGGAACCACGGTTGCCACGCCCTACACGCGGGCCCTTTCGCGTATTCAGTTCCGCGTGCGGATGAACAGCAAGCAGCAGCGTACCGCGGTTACGTACGATCAGGACTCCGTCAGCATCCAGATCCGCAACTAG
- the pilM gene encoding type IV pilus assembly protein PilM, with protein sequence MVSLFRRNKSTVGLDIGSGFIKVAVVDHSGAEPELTHVSHTPLIADAIVEGEVMDPQIVVETVRSLVETSGLKPKRLISSVGGRDVMVKKIQMDRMKEADAREVIRWEAEQYVPFDMENVQLDFQILDPLDDGLQMSVLLVAAKREVVDQRVGLLRDAGLSPDVVDVDSFALHNAFEYNYPEAMEGIVALVNVGHEIATVNVLQDGAMVLTRDVPFGSRRLREDMRRMHGLTVEEADAVLQGRSERAGEFSELLRQGADDLAVGVERALAFLGGDAAPGRVYVCGGGARIPGMVDVLAARLRARTEVASPLQRLRVRPGVTSFVAVDELAPMLMLSVGLALRGGA encoded by the coding sequence ATGGTTTCGCTTTTCCGGCGCAACAAGAGCACGGTTGGCCTCGACATCGGCAGCGGGTTCATCAAGGTGGCCGTGGTGGATCATTCCGGCGCCGAACCCGAGCTGACGCACGTGTCGCACACGCCTCTGATCGCCGACGCGATCGTGGAGGGCGAGGTCATGGACCCGCAGATCGTGGTGGAGACGGTGCGTTCGCTGGTGGAAACGTCCGGACTCAAGCCCAAGCGGCTGATTTCGTCCGTGGGCGGCCGCGACGTGATGGTCAAGAAGATCCAGATGGACCGCATGAAGGAGGCGGACGCGCGCGAGGTCATTCGCTGGGAGGCCGAGCAGTACGTTCCCTTCGACATGGAAAACGTGCAGCTGGACTTTCAGATTCTTGACCCGCTCGACGACGGCCTGCAGATGAGCGTGCTGCTGGTGGCCGCCAAGCGCGAGGTGGTGGACCAGCGGGTGGGGCTTCTGCGCGACGCCGGGCTGTCGCCCGACGTGGTGGACGTGGACTCCTTTGCCCTGCACAACGCCTTCGAGTACAACTACCCCGAGGCCATGGAGGGGATCGTGGCCCTGGTGAACGTGGGCCACGAGATCGCCACGGTGAACGTGCTGCAGGACGGCGCCATGGTGCTTACCCGCGACGTGCCGTTCGGCTCGCGGCGCCTTCGCGAGGACATGCGCCGCATGCACGGCCTGACGGTGGAAGAGGCCGACGCCGTGCTGCAGGGCCGCTCCGAGCGCGCGGGCGAGTTCAGCGAACTGCTGCGGCAGGGCGCGGACGACCTGGCGGTGGGCGTGGAGCGGGCGCTGGCCTTTCTGGGTGGCGACGCGGCGCCCGGCCGCGTGTACGTGTGCGGCGGCGGCGCCCGCATCCCGGGGATGGTGGACGTCCTTGCCGCCCGACTGCGCGCCCGCACAGAAGTGGCCTCGCCGCTGCAGCGGCTGCGCGTGCGCCCCGGTGTGACCTCGTTCGTGGCCGTCGACGAACTCGCCCCCATGCTCATGCTGTCGGTGGGCCTCGCGCTGCGCGGCGGCGCGTGA
- a CDS encoding PilN domain-containing protein yields MIEINLLPAGGGGARKPSARRSSGSVSLPRVGGEPRIAGLAAALVLGLLFAAYFTWTSGSQIAALNADVEREQGDSVRLEASIARLKTLDTRRDTIDRKIQVIRSVDGRRFVWPHLMDEVSRATPPYLWLTKLAVADDAGATPAAPPPPPRTAADSAKAKADSAAAVTAAGEGPSFNVEGNAGNTQSLTRFMRNLEGSPMIRDVALVTSEQTDVQGRSVLKFTLEARWEDPDPAFVQTLPLVSTR; encoded by the coding sequence GTGATCGAGATCAACCTGCTTCCCGCCGGCGGTGGAGGCGCGCGCAAGCCGTCCGCCCGCCGGTCCTCGGGAAGCGTGAGCCTGCCCCGGGTGGGGGGTGAGCCGCGCATCGCCGGCCTCGCCGCCGCGCTCGTGCTGGGGCTCCTGTTCGCGGCCTACTTCACCTGGACCTCCGGTTCGCAGATCGCCGCGCTCAACGCCGACGTGGAGCGCGAGCAGGGCGATTCGGTGCGGCTGGAGGCCAGCATCGCCCGGCTCAAGACGCTGGACACGCGGCGCGACACCATCGACCGCAAGATCCAGGTGATCCGCAGCGTGGACGGCCGCCGCTTCGTGTGGCCGCACCTGATGGACGAGGTGAGCCGCGCCACGCCGCCGTACCTGTGGCTTACCAAGCTGGCCGTGGCCGACGACGCCGGGGCGACCCCCGCCGCGCCGCCCCCGCCGCCGCGCACCGCCGCGGACTCCGCCAAGGCGAAGGCCGATTCCGCCGCCGCGGTGACCGCGGCGGGCGAGGGGCCCAGCTTCAACGTCGAGGGGAACGCGGGGAACACCCAGTCGCTCACCCGCTTCATGCGCAACCTGGAAGGGTCGCCCATGATCCGCGACGTGGCGCTGGTGACCAGCGAGCAGACCGACGTGCAGGGACGCAGCGTGCTGAAGTTCACCCTGGAGGCGCGCTGGGAAGACCCGGATCCGGCCTTCGTGCAGACCCTTCCCCTCGTAAGCACCCGATAA
- a CDS encoding type 4a pilus biogenesis protein PilO yields MALPPLEAAQKKNLLYMAVIAALAGFGFYNQIYTPRSAEIETLETRLESLKTVNSRSRAITQGNEAAVDERLALYREQLELAEGLIPSAEEVPNLLDAISAEAARTGVELQSIQPVGATEEEYYTRRVYDLAVTGQYHQIGEFLTRVASLPRVVTPTNLTVGPESATPGAPAAPAASPRGGTSLQARFSIETYVIPSTPMADDASA; encoded by the coding sequence ATGGCGCTTCCTCCGCTTGAAGCGGCGCAGAAGAAGAACCTGCTGTACATGGCCGTGATCGCGGCCCTGGCCGGCTTCGGGTTCTACAACCAGATCTACACTCCGCGCAGCGCGGAGATCGAAACGCTCGAAACCCGCCTGGAGTCGCTCAAGACGGTGAACTCGCGCAGCCGCGCCATCACCCAGGGCAACGAGGCCGCGGTGGACGAGCGGCTGGCGCTGTACCGCGAGCAGCTGGAACTGGCCGAGGGGCTGATTCCCTCCGCCGAGGAAGTGCCCAACCTGCTGGACGCGATTTCCGCCGAGGCGGCGCGCACCGGGGTGGAGTTGCAGTCCATTCAGCCCGTGGGCGCCACCGAGGAGGAGTACTACACCCGGCGCGTGTACGACCTGGCGGTGACGGGGCAGTACCACCAGATCGGCGAATTCCTCACCCGGGTGGCCTCGCTGCCGCGCGTGGTGACGCCCACCAACCTGACGGTGGGCCCGGAGTCGGCCACCCCCGGCGCGCCGGCCGCCCCCGCGGCCTCGCCCCGCGGCGGCACGTCGCTGCAGGCCCGCTTTTCCATTGAAACCTACGTGATTCCCTCCACTCCGATGGCCGATGACGCGAGCGCCTGA